CTAAAAATGCAAAAATTTGGCAGCCAAACCCATGAAAATCAAAACTCAAACAACACAAACCAAAATTTAAGTTACGAACGTTTGCTTGCAAATCTTATCACAGTAGAAAGAACAGATTCTGCTCTTTTCACAAAAATTGATGGCGAAAATTATATCGACTTGTTTATATCCTTAAAGTCAAGCGATTTTAAAAAATTAATAACTTCGCCAATCTCATCAGTCTCACTAGCGGCTAGTGAATTTGATGATCTTGTTGAAAAAATTGAAGCAATTAACAACAAAGAAGAACTAGTTGAATTTCTAAAAAATTCAGATTATAAAGTTAACCCGCTTTCATTAAGATCATTAAATAGTGATTTTGAAGCGGGGAAAAAAGACATTTTAAACAAAATTTCATATAAAAAACAAACAAGTTTGGCAAAATGAAAACGGTTAATCAAAAAAGCTTATGATATTCTAAGAGATCGGAATATTTGACCTTTGCACATTGGATTTTTCTATATTTCGCTTACAATTGAAGATCGCAGTTTTTTTGGACCATTATTTGTTAAAGAATGTGAAGTCACAATTGTTAATTCAGTTCCAAGATTAAATGCTGATGGACATATAAAATTAAACAATAAATTGATTACTTTTTTAAAAAAGCTTGACATTGACTTTAATTTTGATTTTGATTTTTCGGAATTTTCAATTGAAGAATTAATAGAAAATGTAAAAAAATTTTATAATGATAAATTTAAAATTCCAAATATTGAAGGCAGAATCCCTAAGGATTTTACCGCAAATGAAGATAGTAGTGTAAATTTTCATCCTGGTGCAATTTTAGGATTTTTTAACATTGGCGGTTCGCACCAACGTCGTATCATGGAAAAAATGATAAAAACTGGCGAAATTCACAACCTGATTGAAGTGGATATTAACAAAAATGTTTATCGAAATAGTGTTGAGAAGTCAATTTTTTCACCTAAATTTACAGGATTTTTCAAAATTCAGCCAACTAATTTTACTCAAGATTATGCACATATTTCTGCAATTTTACAAAATACAATAATTTGAGGACCGCCAGGAACCGGAAAATCACAAACAATCGCAAATATTATTTCCAACATTATTGCACTAAATCGCACAGCGCTTGTTAGTTCGCAGAAAAAAATTGCGCTTGTTGTTCTAAGAAAAAGGCTAAAAATGATGTCATTTTTTTGCCTTTTTGTAATTAATGAAAAACTTGAAAATTATAAAGACTTTTATAAACCAATTGAAGAATATATTGAAATTATAGAAAATTTCAATATGGAATCTAAAATTGATGAAATTGAAGTTTTTTCTAATGATGATCGGAAATATCTTGAACTTTTGCAAAAAATTTTCCCAAAAACCGACATTTTTACTAACACATTAGAAGCCTATAAAATAATTGAAACTGCTAATAACTTTTTTGCGCTTAATGTCGCTGAAGCTCTTTTTAAACTAAATAAATCAATCAAAATTAATCCAAAACGTTCGCCAAGGTCAGAAACTAAACTAAAATTACACATTATCGAAACTCAACTTAAACGAAAATTAAAAGTTTACGAGAAAGTTATTCATGCCTTTTCAAAAGATTTGCAAAATGATGTTAATATAATCCTTACAAATCTTGGCAATTATGATGATAATTTAGAAAATATCTTTAATAAAATTTCAAAATTGGAAATTTCTAATTTTGAAAATCTTGAAAAATTTTTGAATTTCTGCTCAAAACCAAAAAATGAAGTTATTGATGATAAAGCATTATTTGTTTTCCATGCAAAAAAAATCTTTAAGATTCTAGATAAATTAAATAACAAC
The sequence above is a segment of the Mesomycoplasma flocculare ATCC 27399 genome. Coding sequences within it:
- a CDS encoding DEAD/DEAH box helicase, translating into MQKFGSQTHENQNSNNTNQNLSYERLLANLITVERTDSALFTKIDGENYIDLFISLKSSDFKKLITSPISSVSLAASEFDDLVEKIEAINNKEELVEFLKNSDYKVNPLSLRSLNSDFEAGKKDILNKISYKKQTSLAKWKRLIKKAYDILRDRNIWPLHIGFFYISLTIEDRSFFGPLFVKECEVTIVNSVPRLNADGHIKLNNKLITFLKKLDIDFNFDFDFSEFSIEELIENVKKFYNDKFKIPNIEGRIPKDFTANEDSSVNFHPGAILGFFNIGGSHQRRIMEKMIKTGEIHNLIEVDINKNVYRNSVEKSIFSPKFTGFFKIQPTNFTQDYAHISAILQNTIIWGPPGTGKSQTIANIISNIIALNRTALVSSQKKIALVVLRKRLKMMSFFCLFVINEKLENYKDFYKPIEEYIEIIENFNMESKIDEIEVFSNDDRKYLELLQKIFPKTDIFTNTLEAYKIIETANNFFALNVAEALFKLNKSIKINPKRSPRSETKLKLHIIETQLKRKLKVYEKVIHAFSKDLQNDVNIILTNLGNYDDNLENIFNKISKLEISNFENLEKFLNFCSKPKNEVIDDKALFVFHAKKIFKILDKLNNNTEFQQLYTRFRLSVKQKKKMSPYKFLLKHAEIIKVLFPIIITTPDIELVMFEKKYFDYVVIDEASQMFLEEALPLLFYGKIKILVGDHQQMQPIRWFASKLNEESEDDAFANIESILEYAYSKGVFNIMLDKNYRSHHASLMTFNSRHFYESELKIANNYKFEENDVIEVHNVNGQWDGQQNILEAKAVVEIAQRNINKFPTMIILAFNKNQQNAIEKIIFESYPEIEKLIYTDKIIVNSLENIQGDEADLVIISVAYDQSAKFAATYIARKGGKNALNVATSRARQKMIICKSLNADEIQNASNSEDLEIFKEWINFLDLDIQSQIHYSRKRKNELSLAELNNVKKTKFFTDFQQEFVEEFSVVFPDFETKTNFVVGSEEIDVAVFEQGELLFAIYLDSLEYKEPKEYIKYFDAIKFIEQKNYPVFTLNFVEWKLNRQKIIAKIKEKVLSLKENDLV